Proteins co-encoded in one Pelobates fuscus isolate aPelFus1 chromosome 5, aPelFus1.pri, whole genome shotgun sequence genomic window:
- the ERI1 gene encoding 3'-5' exoribonuclease 1 codes for MEEQKENRPLHAGLPEVDDLCRRMAKHMDLNGGVKQKSRLDGQEPTLITSITSCASNFSDPVYKEIAISNGYVNRMSKDELKTKLAEYKLDTSGVKDVLRKRLKNYYKKQKLTHVVLKDSSSHDTYYDYICVIDFEATCEECNKPDYIHEIIEFPIVLVNTKTLEIEDTFQRYVKPEIKTNLSEFCITLTGITQDIVDTADTFPEVLRSVVDWMREKELGTKYKYAILTDGSWDMSKFLNMQCHISRVKYPRFAKKWINIRKCYGNFYKVPRTQTKLTTMLEKLGMNYDGRLHSGLDDSKNIARIAVRMLRDGCELRVNERLHGGLLVNVCSSLPFEGAPVPQYPCFKN; via the exons ATGGAGGAGCAGAAGGAGAACAGGCCGCTGCATGCAGGCCTCCCAGAGGTGGACGATCTGTGCAGGAGGATGGCAAAGCACATGGATCTCAATGGAGGA GTAAAGCAGAAGAGTAGGTTGGATGGTCAAGAGCCTACATTGATAACCTCTATCACTTCTTGCGCTAGTAACTTCAGTGACCCTGTCTATAAAGAAATTGCTATTTCAAATGGTTATGTTAACAGAATGAGTAAGGATGAGCTGAAAACAAAACTTGCAGAGTATAAGCTTGACACTAG TGGTGTAAAAGATGTGCTCAGAAAGCGCCTGAAGAATTACTATAAGAAACAGAAGCTGACACATGTTGTGTTAAAGGATTCAAGCAGTCATGATACTTATTATGACTACATTTGCGTCATAGACTTTGAGGCCACTTGTGAAGAATGTAACAAGCCAGACTACATCCATGAGATCATTGAATTCCCTATTGTTTTGGTCAACACAAAGACTTTGGAAATT GAAGACACGTTTCAGCGTTATGTGAAGCCAGAAATCAAGACTAATCTTTCTGAATTCTGCATTACACTTACAGGAATTACTCAG GACATTGTAGACACTGCAGATACGTTTCCTGAAGTTCTTCGTAGCGTTGTCGACTGGATGCGAGAAAAGGAACTCGGAACAAAGTACAAATATGCAATCCTCACTGACGG aTCTTGGGACATGAGCAAGTTTCTGAATATGCAATGTCATATTAGCCGCGTTAAATACCCACGTTTTGCTAAGAAGTGGATCAATATACGCAAGTGTTATGGGAATTTTTACAAG GTGCCAAGGACCCAAACCAAACTGACAACCATGTTGGAAAAGTTGGGAATGAATTATGATGGCCGTCTGCACAGTGGTCTGGATGATTCTAAGAACATAGCCCGGATTGCCGTTCGAATGCTTCGAGATGGCTGTGAACTGCGTGTTAATGAGCGGTTGCATGGAGGGCTGCTCGTGAATGTATGTAGCTCCTTGCCATTTGAAGGGGCTCCTGTTCCTCAATATCCGTGCTTTAAAAACTAG